One genomic window of Coraliomargarita sinensis includes the following:
- a CDS encoding DUF1552 domain-containing protein: MHTRRNFLKKSALGASALAFGSSFSELLAATVQDGVRGVVPGVLGGLPRRFIFIRKSNGIRPDEVALPSFNSTQARLDKQKEPFEVDLDRHDLPEWLQALAPYKKNLGILQGLSSKMSENGHWSYSSVLGAFKSGRNSLSGIKRATIDFELAKLFPSPFGHVELSLTGNYSSWRTGIVPGYSAPAPHQRNYCYADPMTAYNELFKAVIDPDAVGSGNAMLRFLQNDEAYKSQVLAGYEKQKLSTHIAALEELQARNKKLSRMSGKIENHMPTIDSIHRDGGPNASTPEKQEAMTDILVAALATGLTNVVTYTIDELSTPIKGLPGNETDHISIHEIGHNGGYSGVSADHIREKIRFGHVHQVKTIADKLKAIPEGKGTMFDNTMIMYFPENGEGHHSKGTEAPFIVLGGDNCAVDLLGRYVRLPYHATEGHKTIGNWYTTLLNAHGNPIEHYGDFDLDMSRKRLHQAGAIKQFLG, from the coding sequence ATGCATACCCGAAGAAACTTTTTAAAAAAATCGGCCCTCGGCGCCAGCGCATTGGCCTTTGGTTCTTCATTCAGTGAATTACTCGCGGCGACTGTTCAAGACGGTGTCCGGGGAGTGGTGCCCGGCGTTTTGGGCGGGTTGCCACGGCGCTTCATCTTTATTCGTAAGTCCAACGGGATCCGCCCGGACGAGGTGGCACTGCCCAGCTTCAATAGCACGCAGGCCAGGCTCGATAAGCAAAAAGAGCCTTTTGAAGTCGATCTTGACCGGCACGACCTGCCCGAGTGGCTGCAGGCGCTTGCGCCTTACAAAAAAAACCTGGGCATCCTCCAGGGGCTGTCATCGAAAATGAGTGAGAACGGGCACTGGTCGTACTCATCGGTTTTGGGTGCCTTCAAGTCCGGCCGCAACTCCCTGAGCGGGATCAAGCGCGCAACGATTGACTTTGAGCTCGCCAAGCTCTTTCCCTCGCCATTCGGCCATGTCGAGCTGTCGCTCACCGGGAACTACAGTTCCTGGCGGACAGGTATTGTGCCCGGTTACTCGGCACCCGCTCCCCATCAGCGGAATTACTGTTACGCGGACCCCATGACTGCGTACAATGAATTGTTCAAAGCCGTCATCGACCCCGATGCCGTGGGCTCAGGCAACGCCATGCTGCGCTTTCTGCAGAACGATGAGGCGTATAAAAGCCAGGTGCTGGCAGGTTACGAGAAGCAGAAACTGAGCACACACATTGCCGCGCTCGAGGAGTTGCAGGCACGCAACAAGAAGTTGTCCAGGATGTCGGGCAAGATCGAGAATCATATGCCGACGATTGATTCGATACACCGGGACGGGGGGCCCAACGCCAGCACGCCCGAAAAGCAGGAGGCGATGACCGACATCCTTGTCGCCGCGCTCGCGACCGGTCTGACTAATGTCGTGACCTATACGATCGACGAACTATCCACGCCGATCAAGGGACTGCCGGGCAACGAGACCGACCATATCTCAATTCACGAAATTGGGCACAACGGCGGCTACTCCGGTGTGTCTGCGGATCACATCCGTGAGAAAATCCGTTTTGGTCACGTCCATCAGGTCAAGACGATTGCTGACAAGCTCAAGGCGATTCCCGAGGGCAAGGGCACGATGTTCGACAACACCATGATCATGTACTTCCCGGAGAACGGGGAAGGGCACCACAGTAAAGGTACTGAGGCACCTTTCATCGTACTCGGTGGTGATAATTGTGCCGTGGATCTGCTCGGTCGCTACGTCCGCCTACCCTATCATGCGACCGAGGGGCACAAGACCATCGGCAACTGGTACACCACACTGCTGAACGCCCATGGCAATCCGATCGAGCATTACGGCGACTTCGACTTGGATATGTCGCGTAAGAGGTTGCACCAGGCCGGTGCGATCAAGCAGTTCCTGGGGTAG